A single Anopheles arabiensis isolate DONGOLA chromosome X, AaraD3, whole genome shotgun sequence DNA region contains:
- the LOC120906125 gene encoding endoplasmic reticulum resident protein 44 isoform X2, which translates to MATSVKLVLFNYLMVVVMFYNPSNSGAVQLNSENIDMTLASNELVLINFYADWCRFSNILQPIFDEAAEKVQAAFPDPGKVVMGKVDCDRESSVASRFHITKYPTLKVLRNGQPTKREYRGARTVEAFTEFIKKQLEDPIREFQNIKDLEQLDSKKRIVVGYFDRRDMPEYNTFRRVATNLKEDCQFHVGFGDVVQALHPPGHPIIVFRPDVAVSNENDETYMGDLKSFDELNIWVQEKCVPLVREITFENAEELTEEGLPFLILFYAPGDLESIKDYKAIVQMDLISEKQNVNFLTADGKRFAHPLHHLGKTQADLPLIAIDSFRHMYLFPNFKDIYVPGKLKQFLNDLYSGKLHREFHYGPEKDTAADSNAIEDSKNPTTPPESTFKKLGPSKNRYTLLRDEL; encoded by the exons ATGGCTACCAGTGTAAAATTAGTgctatttaattatttaatg GTTGTCGTCATGTTCTACAACCCGTCGAACAGTGGAGCCGTTCAGCTGAACAGTGAAAACATCGACATGACCCTCG CATCCAATGAGCTAGTTTTGATCAACTTCTATGCCGACTGGTGTCGGTTCAGCAACATCCTACAGCCAATCTTCGATGAAGCGGCAGAAAAG GTCCAGGCAGCATTCCCCGATCCGGGCAAGGTGGTGATGGGCAAGGTGGACTGTGACCGCGAGTCGTCCGTCGCGTCCCGCTTTCATATCACCAAATATCCCACGCTGAAGGTGCTGCGCAACGGGCAGCCAACCAAGCGCGAGTATCGCGGGGCACGCACGGTCGAGGCGTTCACCGAGTTCATCAAGAAGCAGCTCGAGGACCCGATCCGGGAGTTCCAGAACATCAAGGATCTGGAGCAGCTCGACTCGAAGAAGCGAATCGTGGTCGGATACTTTGACCGGCGCGACATGCCCGAATACAACACGTTCCGGCGCGTCGCCACCAACCTGAAGGAGGACTGCCAGTTCCACGTGGGCTTCGGCGACGTGGTGCAAGCGCTGCATCCCCCAG GCCATCCCATCATCGTGTTCCGGCCGGACGTGGCCGTGTCGAACGAAAACGACGAAACGTACATGGGCGATCTGAAAAGCTTCGACGAGCTGAACATCTGGGTGCAGGAGAAGTGTGTGCCGCTGGTGCGCGAAATCACGTTCGAAAACGCGGAAGAGCTGACCGAGGAGGGGCTGCCGTTCCTGATTTTGTTCTACGCGCCGGGCGACCTTGAGTCCATCAAGGACTACAAAGCAATCGTGCAGATGGATCTCATCTCGGAGAAGC AGAACGTAAACTTCCTCACCGCCGACGGTAAGCGGTTTGCGCATCCGCTGCACCATCTCGGCAAGACGCAGGCAGATCTGCCACTGATTGCGATAGACTCCTTCCGCCACATGTACCTGTTCCCGAACTTTAAGGACATTTACGTGCCCGGCAAGCTGAAACAATTCCTGAACGATCTGTACAGCGGCAAACTGCACCG TGAGTTCCATTACGGTCCAGAAAAGGACACGGCTGCTGATTCAAACGCGATTGAGGACAGCAAAAACCCTACGACGCCCCCGGAATCGACGTTTAAAAAGCTTGGCCCGTCGAAAAACCGATACACCTTGCTGCGCGACGAACTTTAA
- the LOC120906561 gene encoding osteopetrosis-associated transmembrane protein 1 → MAKPCVIAFCAVIALSFSWEVLGEPECMELHQFLKAVEKLMVSLPYHTYPIFNLCTSPKAIEDYHNATAFYRNVTQSPICQRYLVQNRMNVYETIYNQLTGLWSSANCDACAGAVNETAEFMRLSTVLDHCIVVHATSPCELCADDYQRVQDFYARLDKAQHGPDRLCFDIADRMNQTRRSWSGTHNCCNDKRRSMVAFASVASVACALPLLFYAVMHVVTVRQEARRLTLLTATSGGSARCEERSQPSGSSVQRPGNGVLRQPEMERIVETDADEEEEEEEELKTQASDGSGSGTAKEDAIKTNNLDVKVSNLIDIAGPQEEHTMPLPPARTDASDDESLLQ, encoded by the exons ATGGCGAAACCGTGCGTGATAGCGTTTTGTGCCGTGATTGCGCT CTCCTTCTCGTGGGAAGTCCTCGGCGAGCCGGAATGCATGGAACTACACCAGTTTCTCAAAGCGGTGGAGAAGCTGATGGTATCGCTACCGTACCATACCTATCCCATCTTTAACCTGTGCACCAGCCCGAAGGCAATCGAGGACTATCACAATGCCACCGCGTTCTACCGGAACGTGACGCAGTCGCCCATCTGCCAGCGGTACCTCGTGCAGAACCGGATGAACGTGTACGAGACGATCTACAACCAGCTGACCGGGCTGTGGAGCTCGGCGAACTGTGACGCCTGTGCCGGGGCGGTGAACGAAACCGCCGAGTTTATGCGCCTGTCGACCGTGCTGGACCACTGCATCGTCGTGCATGCCACCAGCCCGTGCGAGTTGTGCGCGGACGACTATCAGCGCGTGCAGGACTTTTACGCCCGGCTGGACAAGGCGCAGCACGGCCCGGACCGGCTCTGCTTCGACATCGCGGACCGGATGAACCAGACGCGCCGGTCCTGGTCCGGCACGCACAACTGCTGCAACGACAAGCGCCGCTCGATGGTGGCGTTCGCGTCGGTCGCGTCGGTCGCCTGCGCGCTGCCCCTGCTGTTCTACGCGGTCATGCACGTGGTCACGGTGCGGCAGGAGGCACGCCGGCTTACCCTGCTGACCGCAACGAGCGGGGGAAGCGCTCGGTGCGAGGAACGATCGCAGCCGTCCGGCTCGTCGGTCCAGCGGCCGGGCAACGGTGTGCTGCGCCAGCCGGAAATGGAACGTATCGTCGAGACGGACGctgacgaggaggaggaagaagaggaagagctGAAGACGCAGGCAAGTGACGGGTCAGGGAGCGGGACAGCAAAGGAGGACGCCATCAAAACCAACAATCTCGACGTGAAGGTTAGCAACCTGATCGACATAGCCGGCCCGCAGGAGGAGCACACGATGCCGCTACCACCGGCCCGGACGGATGCATCGGACGACGAAAGTCTGCTGCAGTGA
- the LOC120906125 gene encoding endoplasmic reticulum resident protein 44 isoform X1 has translation MATSVKLVLFNYLMVVVMFYNPSNSGAVQLNSENIDMTLASNELVLINFYADWCRFSNILQPIFDEAAEKVQAAFPDPGKVVMGKVDCDRESSVASRFHITKYPTLKVLRNGQPTKREYRGARTVEAFTEFIKKQLEDPIREFQNIKDLEQLDSKKRIVVGYFDRRDMPEYNTFRRVATNLKEDCQFHVGFGDVVQALHPPGYSTSHPIIVFRPDVAVSNENDETYMGDLKSFDELNIWVQEKCVPLVREITFENAEELTEEGLPFLILFYAPGDLESIKDYKAIVQMDLISEKQNVNFLTADGKRFAHPLHHLGKTQADLPLIAIDSFRHMYLFPNFKDIYVPGKLKQFLNDLYSGKLHREFHYGPEKDTAADSNAIEDSKNPTTPPESTFKKLGPSKNRYTLLRDEL, from the exons ATGGCTACCAGTGTAAAATTAGTgctatttaattatttaatg GTTGTCGTCATGTTCTACAACCCGTCGAACAGTGGAGCCGTTCAGCTGAACAGTGAAAACATCGACATGACCCTCG CATCCAATGAGCTAGTTTTGATCAACTTCTATGCCGACTGGTGTCGGTTCAGCAACATCCTACAGCCAATCTTCGATGAAGCGGCAGAAAAG GTCCAGGCAGCATTCCCCGATCCGGGCAAGGTGGTGATGGGCAAGGTGGACTGTGACCGCGAGTCGTCCGTCGCGTCCCGCTTTCATATCACCAAATATCCCACGCTGAAGGTGCTGCGCAACGGGCAGCCAACCAAGCGCGAGTATCGCGGGGCACGCACGGTCGAGGCGTTCACCGAGTTCATCAAGAAGCAGCTCGAGGACCCGATCCGGGAGTTCCAGAACATCAAGGATCTGGAGCAGCTCGACTCGAAGAAGCGAATCGTGGTCGGATACTTTGACCGGCGCGACATGCCCGAATACAACACGTTCCGGCGCGTCGCCACCAACCTGAAGGAGGACTGCCAGTTCCACGTGGGCTTCGGCGACGTGGTGCAAGCGCTGCATCCCCCAG GATATTCAACAA GCCATCCCATCATCGTGTTCCGGCCGGACGTGGCCGTGTCGAACGAAAACGACGAAACGTACATGGGCGATCTGAAAAGCTTCGACGAGCTGAACATCTGGGTGCAGGAGAAGTGTGTGCCGCTGGTGCGCGAAATCACGTTCGAAAACGCGGAAGAGCTGACCGAGGAGGGGCTGCCGTTCCTGATTTTGTTCTACGCGCCGGGCGACCTTGAGTCCATCAAGGACTACAAAGCAATCGTGCAGATGGATCTCATCTCGGAGAAGC AGAACGTAAACTTCCTCACCGCCGACGGTAAGCGGTTTGCGCATCCGCTGCACCATCTCGGCAAGACGCAGGCAGATCTGCCACTGATTGCGATAGACTCCTTCCGCCACATGTACCTGTTCCCGAACTTTAAGGACATTTACGTGCCCGGCAAGCTGAAACAATTCCTGAACGATCTGTACAGCGGCAAACTGCACCG TGAGTTCCATTACGGTCCAGAAAAGGACACGGCTGCTGATTCAAACGCGATTGAGGACAGCAAAAACCCTACGACGCCCCCGGAATCGACGTTTAAAAAGCTTGGCCCGTCGAAAAACCGATACACCTTGCTGCGCGACGAACTTTAA
- the LOC120906140 gene encoding dynactin subunit 4 — MAFFNLLNRVEYACVCGLLNPLTKLYFCRHCMKLRCGFCVCQEVDSNFCSNCLENIPSSETKMRKNRCNTCFNCPSCQHTLSVRASIATVPLAAGADSKEGSPATEDAAKAAKGGSSSTPGPAVKQVTKKMYYLACLTCRWNSHDIGIPDQTAATGQWPEPEYPNATRFALLLEHYQSVVLHDKQERQELWRRKMPKKSQFPSLTDRTGLTASMIRRQMGWSDGKVQLKTTPIPIKESVASEEVDELPAELLHAGVNLRTVTTLTQRLAQPAKQSASFSQLYPQHKLLSIKCSLRCRQCDHNVIKSEYNPSSIKYRIALFAAYHVPDVRLVRCDPLRCEGAESALLLRITNPTINEMTVTIMELPTVDEERLLIHELKAMALESATAASVASAGGAGGCSGGQTSLTSLSQGFARQGTLIEEPRLVDRAVNGTLKLPDSSFTVNQRDDSAEFDEFVQGHQDEPKFIVWRKANHVVIRLGVQPKPDVQPDEDVVVGFTLQYTYFNTVADKSVASAAATSTPSLSGTSKEQKWHALNTRIYINLGKLQPVGVE, encoded by the exons ATGGCGTTCTTCAATTTGCTAAACCGCGTAGAGTatgcgtgtgtctgtgggcTGCTGAACCCGCTGACGAAGCTCTACTTCTGTCGCCATTGCATGAAGCTGCGCTGcggtttctgtgtgtgtcagGAG GTGGATTcgaacttttgctccaactgTCTGGAAAACATACCGTCGTCCGAGACGAAGATGCGCAAGAACCGCTGCAACACCTGCTTCAACTGTCCCAGCTGCCAGCATACGCTTTCGGTGCGTGCCTCGATCGCTACCGTACCTTTGGCTGCCGGCGCCGACTCAAAGGAAGGCTCGCCCGCCACCGAAGACGCAGCCAAGGCTGCAAAAggcggcagtagcagcacgCCGGGACCGGCGGTGAAGCAAGTCACGAAGAAGATGTACTATCTCGCCTGTCTGACCTGTCGGTGGAACTCGCACGACATCGGCATACCGGATCAGACGGCAGCGACCGGGCAGTGGCCGGAGCCGGAGTATCCGAACGCGACCCGGTttgcgctgctgctcgagCACTACCAGTCGGTCGTGCTGCACGACAAGCAGGAGCGGCAGGAGCTGTGGCGGCGCAAGATGCCGAAGAAGAGTCAGTTTCCCAGCCTGACCGATCGGACCGGACTGACCGCGTCGATGATACGCCGCCAGATGGGGTGGTCCGACGGGAAGGTGCAACTCAAGACGACGCCGATCCCGATCAAGGAGTCGGTCGCTTCGGAGGAGGTGGACGAGCTCCCAGCGGAGCTGTTGCACGCcggcgtcaatctgcgcaccGTCACGACGCTAACGCAGCGGCTGGCCCAGCCGGCCAAGCAGTCCGCCTCGTTCAGCCAGCTATACCCGCAGCACAAGCTGCTCTCGATCAAATGCTCGCTGCGCTGCCGGCAGTGTGACCACAACGTGATCAAGTCCGAGTACAACCCGTCCTCGATCAAGTACCGCATCGCGCTATTTGCCGCCTACCACGTGCCGGacgtgcggctggtgcgctgCGATCCGCTGCGGTGTGAGGGCGCCGAGTCGGCGCTCCTGCTGCGCATCACCAATCCCACGATCAACGAGATGACGGTGACCATCATGGAGCTGCCCACGGTCGACGAGGAGCGGCTGCTGATACATGAGCTGAAGGCGATGGCGCTCGAAAGTGCGACGGCAGCGTCCGTCGCATCCGCCGGTGGTGCCGGCGGTTGTAGCGGCGGTCAGACATCCCTGACCAGCTTGAGTCAAGGATTCGCCCGACAGGGCACGCTAATCGAGGAACCGAGGCTGGTTGATCGGGCAGTCAACGGGACGCTCAAGCTGCCCGACAGCAGCTTCACCGTAAACCAGCGCGACGATTCGGCCGAGTTCGACGAGTTCGTGCAGGGACACCAGGATGAGCCGAA ATTCATCGTCTGGCGGAAGGCAAACCATGTCGTTATTCGACTCGGGGTGCAGCCAAAACCGGACGTGCAGCCGGACGAGGACGTAGTGGTTGGGTTCACGCTGCAGTACACCTACTTCAATACGGTTGCGGACAAGAGCGTTGCTTCAGCCGCCGCAACATCCACACCGTCGCTGAGCGGTACGAGCAAGGAACAGAAATGGCACGCACTAAATACGCGCATTTACATAAACCTAGGAAAGCTGCAACCCGTGGGCGTTGAATGA